In Leopardus geoffroyi isolate Oge1 chromosome D1, O.geoffroyi_Oge1_pat1.0, whole genome shotgun sequence, a single window of DNA contains:
- the NLRP10 gene encoding NACHT, LRR and PYD domains-containing protein 10: MALAHSPREALVWVLSDLEEKSFKLFKFHLRDRSLLERQPQLARGELEDLSRVDLASLLISLYGAQEAAKVVLRILKVMNLLELVDQLSHICLNDYREIYREHVRGLEERQEGGPCGSHSQLLLVARPSPESPESSALPVLEQELDSVSLQALFDPGERPYQAPPTVVLQGSAGTGKTTLARKMVLDWATGTLYQGQFDYVFYVSCREVVLLQEGRLHQLLFWCCGDNQAPVDQMLREPERLLFILDGFDELQRPFAKGLKRLSPSSMGEFLHSLIRREVLSTSSLLITTRPLALPNLKPLLKQSHHIHILGFSEDERRRYFSSYFTDEEQARNAFDIVQGNDVLYKSCQIPGICWVVCSWLKGQMEKGREISETPSNGTDIFMAYVSTFLPPSDNGGGSELTRHRVLRGLCSLAAEGIQHQRFMFEEADLRKHNLDGTRLAAFLSSMDYQEGFDIKKFYTFRHISFQEFFYAMSYLVKEDQSQLGKESHRKVNSLLDEEGQAGNEEMTLSTRFLLDISRKETSSNFELKFSLKISPSVQQDLKHFKEKMESIKCNRAWDLELSLYKSKIKNLVKGVQMSDVSFKMEHSNKKKSHGKNSFSVKTSLSNGWKEKQKCPCDNNIAKAQEKSSNGKGREAEE, translated from the exons ATGGCCCTGGCCCACAGCCCCCGAGAGGCATTGGTCTGGGTTTTGAGTGACCTTGAGGAGAAAAGCTTCAAGCTATTCAAGTTCCACTTACGGGACAGAAGCCTGCTTGAGAGGCAGCCGCAGCTGGCTCGGGGGGAGCTGGAGGACCTGAGCCGGGTGGACCTGGCTTCTTTGCTGATTTCCCTGTATGGAGCACAGGAGGCCGCAAAGGTGGTGCTCAGGATCCTGAAGGTCATGAACCTGTTGGAACTAGTGGACCAGCTCAGCCACATCTGTCTGAATG ATTACAGAGAAATATACCGAGAGCATGTGCGTGGCCTGGAGGAGAGGCAAGAGGGGGGACCCTGCGGCAGCCACAGCCAGCTGCTCCTCGTGGCCAGGCCTAGCCCGGAGAGCCCAGAATCGTCTGCCCTCCCCGTTCTGGAGCAAGAGCTGGACTCTGTGTCGCTGCAGGCTCTGTTTGATCCAGGAGAAAGGCCTTACCAAGCCCCGCCCACAGTGGTACTACAGGGGTCTGCTGGCACTGGAAAGACAACACTGGCCAGAAAAATGGTGCTGGACTGGGCCACTGGCACCCTTTACCAAGGCCAGTTTGATTATGTCTTTTATGTCAGCTGCAGAGAAGTGGTCCTGTTGCAGGAGGGCAGACTGCACCAGCTCCTCTTCTGGTGTTGTGGGGACAACCAGGCACCTGTGGACCAGATGTTGAGGGAGCCAGAGCGGCTGCTGTTCATCCTGGACGGCTTTGATGAGCTGCAGAGGCCCTTTGCAAAGGGCTTGAAGAGGCTGAGTCCGAGCTCCATGGGGGAATTCCTGCACTCTCTAATTAGGAGAGAGGTGCTTTCCACGTCTTCACTTCTTATCACCACCCGGCCCCTGGCTTTGCCGAATCTGAAGCCCTTGCTGAAACAGTCGCATCATATTCACATCCTAGGCTTTTCTGAGGATGAGAGGAGGAGGTATTTCAGCTCCTATTTCACGGATGAGGAGCAAGCCAGAAATGCCTTTGACATTGTACAAGGGAATGATGTTCTCTACAAATCATGTCAGATTCCAGGCATCTGTTGGGTGGTCTGCTCCTGGTtgaaggggcagatggagaagggcagggagatcTCAGAGACTCCCAGTAATGGCACAGACATCTTCATGGCCTATGTCTCTACCTTTCTGCCGCCCAGTGACAACGGAGGCGGCTCTGAGCTTACCCGGCACAGGGTCCTGAGGGGTCTGTGCTCCTTAGCAGCTGAGGGGATCCAGCACCAGAGGTTCATGTTTGAAGAAGCTGACCTCAGGAAGCACAATTTAGATGGGACCAGGCTTGCTGCTTTCCTGAGCAGCATGGATTACCAAGAGGGATTTGACATCAAGAAGTTCTATACCTTCCGCCACATTAGCTTCCAGGAATTTTTTTATGCCATGTCCTACCTGGTGAAAGAGGACCAGAGTCAGCTGGGAAAAGAGTCCCACAGAAAAGTAAACAGCCTTCTGGATGaagaggggcaggcagggaacGAGGAGATGACCCTCAGTACACGGTTTTTATTGGACATATCGAGAAAAGAGACCTCCTCGAACTTTGAGCTAAAGTTCTCCCTCAAAATTTCTCCCTCGGTACAGCAGGATCtgaagcattttaaagaaaaaatggaatctaTAAAATGTAACAGGGCCTGGGATTTGGAATTATCTCTGTATAAGTCTAAAATAAAGAATCTGGTAAAGGGCGTTCAGATGAGCGATGTATCGTTTAAGATGGaacattcaaataaaaagaaatcccatgGCAAGAACTCATTTTCTGTCAAAACCAGCTTGAGCAATggatggaaagaaaagcaaaaatgtccTTGTGACAATAATATAGCAAAGGCTCAAGAGAAGTCTTCTaatggaaaaggcagagaggcagaggaatgA